The region TACGGAACCGGTTTACCCGGAAATAATTCGCATGGTAAATATGGAGATTATATTATCAAACAACTCATAaactaaaatgtaaatattttcttttactagATTTCTTGCAACCTATTTCGCACGTTGCCGCCCAGTGAGAATCCCGATTTCGATCCCGAGGAGGATGACCCGACTCTGGAGGCTTCCTGGCCACACCTGCAGCTGGTGTACGAGGTGTTCTTGCGGTTCCTGGAGTCTCAGGACTTCCAGGCGACGATTGGCAAGCGTGTGATCGATCAAAAGTTCGTTTTGCAGGTGAGTGTTTGATTTAGCACATTACACTTTCTAGTTTACtaatagtttttatttgttcAATAGCTGTTGGAACTTTTCGACTCTGAGGATCCCAGGGAGCGGGACTTTCTGAAGACGGTGTTGCATCGCATATACGGGAAATTTTTGGGACTGCGGGCTTTTATACGAAAACAAATCAACAACATATTCTTGCGATTCATTTACGAGACGGAGCACTTTAATGGCGTCGGTGAGCTTTTGGAAATCCTTGGCAGGTATGTTTAGCATGTGCAgaattagcaaatatacaaatatgaatcggctttgtttttgtttattcgtCTAGTATCATCAACGGATTCGCCTTGCCCCTGAAGGCCGAACACAAGCAGTTTCTGGTTAAGGTCCTATTGCCACTGCACAAAGTCAAATGCCTGTCGCTCTACCACGCTCAACTGGCGTATTGCATTGTACAATTCCTAGAGAAGGACCCATTCCTTACCGAACCGGTGGTGCGTGGCCTGTTAAAGTTCTGGCCCAAGACGTGTTCCCAGAAGGAGGTCATGTTCCTGGGCGAGATCGAGGAGATTCTCGACGTGATCGATCCGCCGCAGTTTGTCAAGATCCAGGAGCCGCTGTTCCGTCAGATTGCAAAATGCGTGTCCAGTCCACATTTTCAGGTAAGTCGAGAGATTACCGAAAGCCTACTAAGTTTTATAGGGAATCTATATCAAAATGTTCAATCTCCTTCCTGCAGGTTGCTGAGCGAGCACTTTATCTGTGGAACAATGAGTACGCCATGTCGCTCATCGAGGAGAACAATGCGGTCATCATGCCCATCATGTTCCCGGCCCTTTATCGCATCAGCAAGGAGCACTGGAATCAAACCATCGTGGCGCTCGTCTACAATGTGTTGAAGACGTTTATGGAAATGAACTCGAAGCTGTTCGATGAGCTGACCTCCAGCTACAAGGCGGAGCGGCAAAAGTGAGTGGTGATGTCAGAGTAGAAAtcaagaaataataaatgttcTCTTATTTTTTAGGGAGAAGAAACGGGAGCGGGACCGCGAGGAGCTGTGGAAGAAGCTGCACGAACTCGAATCCAATCGTTCTAGTGGGCGCACCGCCGGCGGCAGCGCCACGACATCGAACACAGCAGCTTCCGCGGCGTCAACGTCCCTGCAGCCACCCAGCACCGCT is a window of Drosophila biarmipes strain raj3 chromosome 3R, RU_DBia_V1.1, whole genome shotgun sequence DNA encoding:
- the LOC108024569 gene encoding serine/threonine-protein phosphatase 2A 56 kDa regulatory subunit epsilon isoform, producing MSSGTFVDRIDPFAKRSLKKKGKKSQGSSRYRNSQDVELQQLPPLKAECSSLEQEELFIRKLRQCCVSFDFMDPVTDLKGKEIKRAALNDLSTYITHGRGVLTEPVYPEIIRMISCNLFRTLPPSENPDFDPEEDDPTLEASWPHLQLVYEVFLRFLESQDFQATIGKRVIDQKFVLQLLELFDSEDPRERDFLKTVLHRIYGKFLGLRAFIRKQINNIFLRFIYETEHFNGVGELLEILGSIINGFALPLKAEHKQFLVKVLLPLHKVKCLSLYHAQLAYCIVQFLEKDPFLTEPVVRGLLKFWPKTCSQKEVMFLGEIEEILDVIDPPQFVKIQEPLFRQIAKCVSSPHFQVAERALYLWNNEYAMSLIEENNAVIMPIMFPALYRISKEHWNQTIVALVYNVLKTFMEMNSKLFDELTSSYKAERQKEKKRERDREELWKKLHELESNRSSGRTAGGSATTSNTAASAASTSLQPPSTAGLNSHQQQSNSSSSGSLSSGGAGGDNNPATTNAKIKQDKADN